One genomic window of Devosia salina includes the following:
- the cydX gene encoding cytochrome bd-I oxidase subunit CydX, giving the protein MWYFSWILGLSLACSFGILNAMWFEMREDRRAARTRSRG; this is encoded by the coding sequence ATGTGGTATTTTTCGTGGATATTAGGCCTGAGCCTGGCCTGTTCCTTCGGCATTCTGAACGCCATGTGGTTCGAAATGCGCGAGGATCGACGGGCAGCCCGCACGCGGTCGCGCGGATAA
- a CDS encoding DUF1127 domain-containing protein — protein MNIAKKIADFAKYQRTLRELNNLDARQLHDLGITKGDIRSIARGTYVN, from the coding sequence ATGAACATCGCCAAGAAGATTGCCGACTTTGCCAAGTACCAGCGCACCCTGCGCGAGCTGAACAACCTCGACGCCCGCCAGCTGCACGACCTGGGCATCACCAAGGGTGACATCCGCTCCATCGCACGCGGCACCTACGTCAACTAA
- the ybaK gene encoding Cys-tRNA(Pro) deacylase: protein MSKTTPATLALTKAGIPFTLAHYDYDPSAERVGLQAAEAMGVSAAEVFKTLMVELDGKPACAIIPSDEELNMKKLAAALGGKSAQMMKPADAERLTGYKVGGISPLGQRKAVPTALDELATLYDEIFLNGGQRGLQIRIRPADLVTALDCVVADLVR, encoded by the coding sequence ATGTCCAAGACCACGCCCGCAACGCTCGCCCTGACCAAGGCCGGCATCCCATTCACGCTCGCGCATTATGACTACGACCCCAGTGCCGAGCGGGTCGGACTGCAGGCGGCAGAGGCCATGGGTGTTTCCGCGGCCGAAGTGTTCAAGACCCTGATGGTGGAGCTGGACGGCAAGCCGGCCTGCGCCATCATACCCTCCGACGAGGAGCTGAACATGAAGAAGCTGGCGGCGGCGCTGGGCGGCAAGTCGGCGCAGATGATGAAGCCAGCCGATGCGGAGCGCCTCACCGGCTACAAGGTTGGCGGTATCAGCCCGCTGGGCCAACGCAAGGCAGTCCCCACTGCCCTGGACGAATTGGCGACGCTCTACGACGAGATCTTTCTCAATGGGGGGCAAAGAGGGCTGCAGATTCGCATCCGCCCGGCTGACCTGGTCACGGCACTGGATTGCGTCGTGGCCGATCTGGTGCGGTAA
- a CDS encoding LysR substrate-binding domain-containing protein, translating to MALPPLSAIRAFEAVARHLSFTRAAEELGMTQAAVSYQIKLLEERLGTALFLRKPRQIELSVVGARLAPQVRQAFDLLRDAFADTAGAVDGQLSISAVPTFAGQWLAQNLGLFQIAHPEIAVRLNAESGLVDLLHGEVDIGIRTLAEPQSNGLVSHLLVKADFSPLLSPVLAESIGGVKEPADLLRLPILDPEDDWLNKWFTAAGVRGYSAEGRPASMLGWQSLLGTAAMAGRGVAMLTPALFRDEIDGGRLIQPFPLLASDGRGYYMVYAESRRNLPKVRLFRDWMLQATAYMREPS from the coding sequence ATGGCCCTGCCACCGCTCTCTGCCATCCGCGCCTTTGAGGCCGTCGCGCGTCATCTCAGTTTCACCCGGGCTGCCGAGGAACTGGGCATGACCCAGGCCGCCGTCAGCTACCAGATCAAGCTGCTGGAAGAGCGCCTGGGCACGGCATTGTTTCTGCGCAAGCCCCGGCAGATTGAGCTGAGCGTGGTGGGGGCCAGACTGGCGCCGCAGGTGCGGCAGGCATTCGACCTGCTGCGCGACGCCTTTGCCGACACCGCTGGTGCGGTCGATGGGCAATTATCCATCTCCGCCGTGCCGACATTTGCCGGTCAGTGGCTCGCACAGAACCTGGGGCTGTTCCAGATCGCGCATCCCGAAATTGCCGTCCGGCTCAATGCCGAAAGCGGCCTGGTCGACCTGTTGCATGGCGAGGTCGATATCGGAATTCGCACCCTTGCGGAGCCGCAGAGCAATGGGCTGGTATCGCATTTGCTGGTCAAGGCCGATTTTTCGCCGCTGCTCAGCCCGGTGCTGGCCGAAAGCATTGGCGGCGTGAAGGAGCCCGCGGACCTGCTGCGATTGCCAATTCTCGACCCCGAGGACGACTGGCTCAACAAATGGTTCACGGCCGCTGGCGTGCGGGGCTATTCGGCCGAGGGGCGGCCGGCCAGCATGCTGGGCTGGCAGAGCCTGCTTGGCACCGCGGCCATGGCGGGGCGCGGCGTCGCCATGCTGACACCGGCGCTGTTTCGCGACGAAATCGACGGGGGTCGCTTGATCCAGCCCTTTCCACTGCTCGCATCGGACGGGCGGGGATATTACATGGTCTATGCTGAAAGCCGCCGGAACCTGCCCAAGGTCCGGTTGTTTCGTGACTGGATGCTCCAGGCCACCGCCTATATGCGCGAACCGTCCTGA
- a CDS encoding DUF5680 domain-containing protein gives MTAAELNAIIVRAKAASYVGGGDRTRPSRPGSNDLSWSGGEWRYFDSYFGGTDFLGQEVLWRGFEPVWAMNYYGQVLRPDLIDAERAGATIKAALACMYGEGRFLGGFDWSGPHGRYIDTSKGNVASFRGREVIEVDGVEAYALDYFGGLVKP, from the coding sequence ATGACTGCCGCAGAACTCAATGCCATCATCGTCCGGGCCAAGGCCGCCAGCTATGTGGGCGGCGGTGACCGGACCCGGCCCAGCCGCCCGGGCTCCAATGACCTTTCCTGGTCCGGAGGGGAATGGCGCTATTTCGACAGCTATTTCGGCGGCACCGATTTCCTGGGCCAGGAGGTGCTCTGGCGCGGCTTCGAGCCGGTCTGGGCCATGAATTATTACGGCCAGGTCCTGCGTCCTGACCTGATCGACGCCGAACGGGCCGGCGCGACCATCAAGGCGGCGCTCGCGTGCATGTATGGGGAAGGGCGGTTCCTCGGCGGCTTCGACTGGTCGGGGCCGCATGGCCGCTACATCGACACCAGCAAGGGCAATGTCGCGAGCTTTCGCGGCCGCGAGGTGATCGAGGTGGACGGCGTGGAAGCCTATGCCCTCGACTATTTCGGCGGGCTGGTGAAGCCGTGA